A genomic segment from Xiphophorus maculatus strain JP 163 A chromosome 6, X_maculatus-5.0-male, whole genome shotgun sequence encodes:
- the c8b gene encoding complement component C8 beta chain — MFSVMMQPSRFSSHSCLLALTLSLVLLSEFPRTAASDENASVRETRSVGNRVVVQPVDCILSEWSRWSRCDTCTKKKYRYAKLEQPSQFGGEPCYLHGAQEERCEVPARYTCDSVPLCEGFLCTQTGRCVHRTLQCNGEDDCGDMSDEVGCTKTSKPCRVEAEEYWGIENLAKGINVLNSHLEGVVLDNRYYGGGCLPHYIQDVPFRKPFNLQQYTLQTRGSYDFTLQSFESYSDYMDHTFRERMTQTSFSIGFSVPGVFSFGFNYDSSKYSKSVSKIRRASGVTNSFIRAKAELELAQYILKSDGLVLHPEFLQRLRSLPQAYVYGEYRQIYKDYGTHYITEAALGGDFEHTTILNKEKLEKSDYNLDQYKSCLQIGFKIGVTIEGVPVSLGLGGGSCSGLLNEMGEDTKNGAMVEDFVAVVRGGNSESITALLSQKLPSEQLMRLWGEGVRYNPDFIRMTTKPLYELVTSRDFVQADSLKRNLKGALSEYLAETSACRCAPCHNNGVAVLKGTRCECVCPTGYTGRSCEITSRQKVLGIDGGWSCWGAWSSCSGGQMTRSRQCSNPAPSSGGLPCRGLQQESTECF, encoded by the exons ATGTTTTCTGTGATGATGCAGCCGAGCAGATTCAGTTCCCACAGCTGCCTGCTCGCTCTGACTCTCAGCTTGGTGCTGCTAAG TGAGTTTCCCCGAACAGCAGCAAGTGATGAGAACGCCAGTGTTCGTGAAACCCGTTCAGTGGGTAACCGGGTGGTAGTTCAGCCGGTGGACTGCATTTTATCGGAGTGGAGCCGTTGGTCCCGCTGTGACACCTGCACAAAGAAGAAA TACCGCTATGCTAAACTGGAGCAGCCATCTCAGTTTGGAGGAGAGCCATGCTACCTTCATGGCGCCCAGGAGGAACGCTGCGAGGTTCCAGCCCGCTACACCTGCGATAGCGTACCTCTGTGTGAGGGATTCCTCTGCACACAAACGG GTCGCTGTGTCCACAGAACCCTGCAGTGTAACGGAGAGGACGACTGTGGGGACATGTCCGACGAGGTCGGCTGCACGAAGACGTCCAAGCCCTGCAGGGTGGAGGCAGAAGAGTACTGGGGAATAGAAAATCTGGCCAAAGG AATAAACGTCCTGAACAGCCACCTGGAAGGCGTGGTGCTCGATAACAGATACTATGGAGGCGGCTGCCTGCCTCACTACATCCAGGATGTCCCGTTCAGGAAGCCTTTCAACTTGCAGCAGTACACGTTGCAG ACGAGAGGCTCGTACGATTTCACCCTGCAGTCGTTCGAGTCGTACTCTGACTACATGGATCACACTTTCAGGGAACGGATGACCCAAACCTCTTTCTCCATTGGCTTCAGCGTTCCGGGCGTTTTCAGCTTTGGGTTCAATTACGACTCCTCCAAATACAGCAAGTCTGTCAGCAAGATTCGACGTGCCTCCGGAGTT ACAAACAGCTTCATTCGAGCCAAGGCGGAGCTGGAGCTGGCCCAGTACATCCTGAAGTCCGACGGCTTGGTGCTTCACCCGGAGTTCCTGCAGCGCCTTCGCTCTCTGCCGCAGGCGTACGTTTATGGAGAGTACAGACAGATCTACAAGGACTATGGCACCCACTACATCACCGAGGCCGCCCTCGGAGGAGACTTCGAGCACACGACCATCCTGAACAAAGAGAAGCTAGAGAAGTCAG ACTATAATTTGGACCAGTACAAGTCTTGCCTGCAGATAGGTTTCAAGATTGGGGTGACCATTGAAGGAGTTCCTGTATCCTTGGGCCTTGGAGGTGGATCCTGTTCTGGACTTCTGAATGAAATGGGAG AGGACACAAAGAACGGGGCGATGGTGGAGGACTTTGTTGCTGTCGTACGGGGTGGAAACAGTGAATCCATCACTGCTTTGTTGTCTCAGAAGCTTCCCAGCGAACAGCTGATGAGGCTCTGGGGTGAAGGCGTCCGTTACAACCCGGACTTCATCCGCATGACA ACCAAGCCGCTGTACGAGCTGGTGACTTCCAGAGACTTCGTCCAGGCCGACAGTCTGAAGAGGAACTTGAAGGGAGCTCTGTCCGAGTACCTGGCTGAGACCAGCGCCTGTCGCTGTGCTCCCTGTCACAACAATGGAGTGGCTGTTCTAAAAG GCACAAGATGCGAGTGCGTGTGTCCTACCGGCTACACCGGACGGAGCTGCGAAATCACTTCCAGGCAAAAAG TGTTGGGCATCGATGGTGGCTGGAGCTGTTGGGGAGCGTGGTCGTCCTGCAGCGGGGGTCAAATGACCCGGAGTCGACAGTGCAGCAACCCGGCACCAAGCAGCGGCGGCCTCCCGTGCAGAGGGCTGCAGCAGGAGTCCACCGAGTGCTTTTAA